The Sphingobium aromaticiconvertens genome has a segment encoding these proteins:
- a CDS encoding cysteine dioxygenase gives MNAVTAIDRPVEISRLRGFVTAFADLIAATRDEQALLNSGSVLLGRLIAKDDWLPDAFARPNPDRYQQYLLHCDSRERFSVVSFVWGPGQSTPIHDHSVWGLVGVLRGVEKVERFRRKPEGALVADGESLLHEGEVDAFSPRIGDIHRVTNGRDAAPSVSIHVYGANIGAIERATYAVDGTPKTFISGYANSVIPNLWDRS, from the coding sequence ATGAACGCCGTCACCGCCATCGACCGACCGGTGGAGATCAGCCGCCTGCGCGGTTTCGTTACCGCCTTTGCCGACCTGATCGCCGCGACCCGCGACGAACAGGCGCTGTTGAACAGCGGCAGCGTACTGCTCGGTCGCCTGATCGCGAAGGACGACTGGCTGCCCGATGCCTTCGCGCGGCCCAATCCCGATCGCTACCAGCAATATCTGCTCCACTGTGACAGCCGCGAGCGGTTCAGTGTCGTCAGCTTCGTCTGGGGGCCGGGCCAGTCGACCCCGATCCACGACCATAGTGTCTGGGGTCTGGTCGGTGTTTTGCGTGGGGTCGAAAAAGTCGAGCGCTTCCGCCGCAAGCCGGAAGGCGCGTTGGTCGCTGACGGCGAGAGCTTGCTCCATGAGGGTGAGGTGGACGCTTTTTCGCCCCGCATCGGCGACATTCACCGTGTCACTAATGGCCGCGATGCCGCGCCCTCGGTCAGCATCCATGTTTATGGCGCCAATATCGGGGCGATCGAGCGTGCAACCTATGCCGTCGATGGCACGCCCAAGACCTTCATCTCCGGATACGCCAACAGCGTCATCCCCAACCTTTGGGACAGATCATAA
- a CDS encoding ABC transporter ATP-binding protein: MNAHVGFAAVDNRVDEVVDFEDRTSPPPVVRLRNFVRRFGANTIIDGLNLDIAPGEFIALLGRSGSGKTTLLRTLAGLDEERGQEVEVPDSRAVVFQDARLLPWKPVWKNVALGLKGSDIRERSEGALKEVGLGHRLDAWPLTLSGGEAQRVALARALVREPKLLLLDEPFAALDALTRYRMHELVLSLWRAHRPAVLLVTHDVEEAIALADRVLVLDAGRIVAEERIKAPRGQRASFSGRLREQLLSYLGGDLHGDGAPYAEAAE, translated from the coding sequence ATGAACGCGCATGTCGGATTTGCCGCGGTGGACAATCGCGTGGACGAGGTCGTCGATTTTGAGGACCGAACCAGCCCGCCGCCGGTTGTGCGTCTGCGAAACTTCGTTCGTCGCTTTGGCGCCAACACGATCATCGACGGGCTAAACCTCGACATCGCACCGGGCGAGTTCATCGCGCTGCTGGGGCGGTCGGGGTCGGGCAAGACCACCTTGCTGCGGACGCTGGCCGGGCTGGACGAAGAGCGCGGACAGGAAGTGGAAGTGCCCGATTCCCGCGCCGTCGTCTTTCAGGATGCGCGCCTTCTGCCTTGGAAGCCGGTCTGGAAGAATGTCGCGCTGGGCCTCAAAGGCTCCGACATTCGTGAGCGTAGCGAAGGCGCGCTCAAGGAAGTGGGCCTTGGCCATCGCCTCGACGCCTGGCCATTGACCCTGTCGGGCGGTGAGGCGCAGCGGGTGGCGCTGGCCCGCGCGCTGGTACGTGAACCCAAATTGCTGCTGTTGGACGAACCGTTTGCTGCGCTGGACGCGCTTACCCGCTATCGGATGCACGAACTGGTGCTGTCGTTGTGGCGCGCGCATCGGCCGGCGGTGCTGCTCGTCACCCATGATGTCGAGGAAGCGATTGCGCTGGCCGACCGGGTGCTGGTGCTCGACGCGGGGCGGATCGTTGCTGAGGAGCGCATCAAGGCGCCCCGTGGCCAGCGGGCGAGCTTTTCGGGCCGCCTGCGTGAACAACTGCTCTCCTATCTGGGCGGCGATCTTCACGGGGATGGTGCTCCCTATGCCGAGGCGGCGGAATGA
- a CDS encoding ABC transporter permease, whose product MTALTIGRNEAQAPPPRPFSLSRFGGRWLSPVLLLLLWELGSRVGLIPERTLAAPSAVLGTLLEMVVSGELPANLIVSFARVAAGLLIGVGLGIALGLVAGLSRTGELAVDPLMQIKRTIPALALTPLFIVWFGIGETPKVALIAFGTIFPVYLNLYSGIRGVDLRLLDAAKSFGLSRWDQIWHVILPSALPSLLVGLRYALSVSILVLVVAEQINASAGLGYLINNARDFMRTDIIVVCLMVYAILGLGADWLVRTIETRALIWRPSIVEQGS is encoded by the coding sequence ATGACGGCTTTGACAATCGGCAGGAACGAGGCGCAGGCGCCACCGCCACGACCATTTTCCTTATCCCGTTTTGGCGGACGGTGGCTTTCGCCCGTCCTGTTGCTGTTGTTATGGGAATTGGGGTCGCGCGTTGGCTTAATCCCCGAACGCACGCTGGCGGCGCCCTCGGCAGTGCTGGGCACGCTACTGGAAATGGTGGTGTCGGGCGAACTGCCCGCTAACCTGATCGTCTCCTTTGCCCGTGTTGCCGCCGGCCTGTTGATCGGCGTGGGGCTGGGCATTGCCCTTGGTCTGGTCGCGGGTCTGTCGCGAACCGGCGAACTGGCGGTCGATCCGCTCATGCAAATCAAGCGAACGATCCCGGCGCTGGCGCTGACGCCGCTGTTCATCGTGTGGTTCGGCATCGGTGAGACGCCCAAGGTGGCGTTGATCGCCTTCGGCACGATTTTCCCCGTCTATCTCAATCTCTACAGCGGTATTCGCGGGGTCGACCTGCGCCTGCTGGATGCGGCGAAGAGCTTTGGCCTCAGTCGTTGGGACCAGATCTGGCATGTCATCCTGCCATCCGCACTGCCTTCGCTGCTGGTGGGGCTGCGCTATGCATTGTCCGTCTCGATCCTGGTGCTGGTCGTGGCTGAACAGATCAACGCCTCGGCGGGTCTGGGCTACCTCATCAATAACGCCCGCGACTTCATGCGAACCGACATCATCGTCGTTTGCCTCATGGTTTACGCCATCCTCGGCCTTGGCGCCGACTGGCTGGTCCGCACGATCGAAACCCGCGCCCTTATCTGGCGCCCCAGCATAGTGGAGCAAGGATCATGA
- a CDS encoding LysR substrate-binding domain-containing protein: MPVNLPTNLLRSFVAIVDTGSMLNASEQVFVTQSALSLQIKRLEELVQQALFLREGRRLSLTTAGDVLLDYARRVLSLHDEAVAAVSAGRFAGPARIGMVQDFADTLLTGLLSRFAELHPDAQIYARVAGTAELQTLLERRDLDILLGFAAPNDPHAVTVAPMSWYGDPALVDRDVIPLAVLEEPCRFREAAIRSLEDSGLNWRIAVETPNLGTLKAAVGAGLGITCRTHLFLGEGPVLEHERLPELPRVAAILRSGDTLDRAAQRLTELARETVQAL; encoded by the coding sequence ATGCCAGTCAATCTGCCCACAAACCTGCTCCGCAGTTTCGTCGCGATCGTCGACACCGGCTCGATGCTGAATGCGTCGGAGCAGGTGTTCGTCACCCAGTCGGCGCTCAGCCTTCAGATCAAACGACTGGAGGAACTGGTGCAACAGGCGCTGTTCCTGCGCGAGGGGCGGCGACTGAGCCTGACAACCGCGGGCGATGTCCTGCTCGATTATGCGCGGCGCGTGCTCAGCCTGCATGACGAGGCCGTGGCCGCAGTCAGCGCCGGTCGCTTCGCTGGCCCTGCCCGGATCGGCATGGTGCAGGACTTTGCCGACACGCTCCTGACCGGCCTCCTTTCTCGTTTCGCGGAACTGCATCCCGACGCGCAAATCTATGCGCGGGTGGCGGGCACGGCGGAGTTGCAGACGCTGCTGGAACGGCGGGATCTCGACATATTGCTGGGCTTTGCCGCACCCAATGATCCCCATGCCGTCACGGTCGCGCCGATGAGCTGGTATGGCGATCCGGCGCTGGTCGACCGCGACGTCATTCCGCTGGCCGTGCTGGAAGAGCCGTGCCGCTTCCGTGAGGCGGCGATCCGCAGCCTGGAGGATAGCGGCCTCAACTGGCGCATCGCGGTGGAGACGCCCAATCTCGGGACGCTCAAGGCCGCCGTCGGGGCGGGCCTTGGCATCACCTGCCGGACACACCTGTTCCTTGGTGAAGGACCGGTTCTGGAGCATGAACGGCTCCCCGAGCTGCCGCGCGTGGCCGCGATCCTGCGGTCGGGCGACACGCTGGACCGGGCCGCGCAGCGCTTGACCGAACTGGCGCGCGAGACGGTACAGGCGCTTTAG
- a CDS encoding NAD(P)-dependent oxidoreductase, with the protein MSLIIASQLEADFNRSLARHPSNPILIDVADDEPWSAASEADILLVRPSPAWRQPVSPRPDIWPGRLKWVYSASAGIDFYPDWLLDAPLVTCGRGVASEEIADYVIAAIYAYAKNLEGVTARSRAQWVPVPLGRVSGTTIGIIGLGAIGTAVARRGVALGAQVVAVRRSGVQTGIAGVQLVADLETLMAEADHIVVAVPATPHTRHLVNDGLLARVKPGTHLINVARGSVIDQDALIRSLDAGQLGFATLDVTEPEPLPEGHALYSHPRVRLTPHISSNHMLVRHRLLEKIQDDLSRFVRGESPSDVVDRARGY; encoded by the coding sequence ATGTCCCTCATCATTGCCAGTCAGCTTGAGGCCGATTTCAACCGCAGTCTCGCGCGGCATCCGTCAAACCCGATCCTGATCGACGTCGCGGATGACGAGCCGTGGAGCGCGGCGAGCGAAGCGGACATATTGCTGGTTCGCCCGTCGCCCGCCTGGCGTCAGCCCGTCTCCCCACGACCCGATATTTGGCCGGGCCGTTTGAAATGGGTCTACAGCGCATCGGCGGGGATTGATTTCTACCCCGACTGGCTTCTCGACGCGCCGCTCGTCACCTGTGGTCGGGGCGTCGCGTCAGAGGAGATCGCCGATTATGTGATCGCTGCCATCTATGCCTATGCCAAGAATCTGGAGGGTGTGACCGCGCGTTCGCGGGCGCAATGGGTGCCGGTGCCGCTTGGCCGGGTTTCGGGCACCACAATTGGTATCATCGGGCTGGGCGCGATCGGCACGGCGGTTGCGCGGCGCGGGGTTGCGTTGGGTGCGCAAGTGGTCGCGGTGCGCCGTTCCGGCGTGCAGACGGGCATAGCCGGAGTTCAACTGGTCGCCGATCTGGAAACGCTGATGGCGGAGGCGGATCATATCGTCGTGGCCGTTCCCGCCACACCGCACACTCGCCACCTGGTGAATGATGGGCTGTTGGCGCGCGTCAAGCCGGGCACCCACCTCATCAACGTTGCGCGCGGTTCGGTGATCGATCAGGACGCGTTGATCCGGTCGCTCGACGCCGGGCAGTTGGGTTTCGCAACGCTGGACGTCACGGAGCCGGAACCGTTGCCCGAGGGCCATGCGCTCTACAGCCATCCCCGCGTCCGCCTGACGCCCCATATTTCCAGCAACCATATGCTGGTTCGCCACCGTCTGCTTGAAAAAATACAGGATGACCTGTCCCGTTTCGTGCGCGGGGAGAGTCCATCCGACGTGGTGGACCGCGCGCGCGGTTACTAA
- a CDS encoding acyl-CoA dehydrogenase family protein codes for MATQPVSVPELPRGGSVPVDLPTDVLDRITRQLAATAEAYDRSGEFPTANFDLLAREGLIGLTVPRALGGRGASLSEALRVLGAVAKGEPSTALILFMTYHYHATPARARNWPAAIYERLARDAVEGRGLIGGLRVEPELGTPVRGGLPATVARRVGEGWAISGTKIYSTGSTGLDWFSVWAKTDEEQPRVGNFLVRAESAGIAIEPAWDHLGMRATVSHAVHFADTPVPLDHAVDIRRPEDWSAAAADPSQAIWNALAISTIYNGVARAARDWLRGYLNDRVPSNLGASLATLPRVQEKFGEIEALLQVNRTLIEAAAARTDAGDLPGAAEVNIVKYVTTANAIRAVEIGLELTGNPGISRKNPLERHYRDVLCSRIHSPQTDTILVAAGRATLGN; via the coding sequence ATGGCCACCCAACCCGTTTCCGTCCCCGAACTTCCGAGAGGCGGCTCTGTACCGGTCGACTTGCCGACCGACGTGCTGGACCGCATCACCCGCCAACTGGCGGCGACGGCCGAAGCCTATGATCGCAGCGGTGAATTTCCGACCGCCAATTTCGATCTTCTGGCCCGTGAGGGTTTGATCGGCCTGACCGTCCCACGCGCATTGGGCGGGCGTGGTGCATCGCTGTCGGAGGCGCTGCGCGTGCTGGGAGCCGTGGCGAAGGGGGAGCCATCGACCGCGCTGATCCTCTTTATGACCTATCATTATCATGCGACGCCTGCGCGGGCGCGCAACTGGCCTGCGGCGATCTATGAACGGCTGGCCCGCGATGCCGTGGAGGGGCGAGGGTTGATCGGCGGCCTTCGGGTCGAGCCGGAACTGGGCACGCCCGTACGCGGGGGCCTGCCCGCGACGGTGGCGCGGCGCGTGGGCGAAGGCTGGGCGATCAGCGGCACGAAAATCTATTCCACTGGCTCCACCGGGCTGGACTGGTTTTCCGTTTGGGCGAAGACTGATGAAGAGCAGCCACGCGTCGGCAATTTCCTTGTCCGGGCGGAGAGCGCCGGTATTGCCATTGAACCGGCCTGGGATCATCTGGGGATGCGCGCTACCGTCAGCCATGCGGTGCATTTCGCCGATACGCCGGTGCCCCTGGATCATGCCGTCGATATTCGTCGACCCGAAGACTGGTCGGCCGCTGCCGCTGATCCGTCGCAGGCGATCTGGAACGCGCTGGCCATCTCGACCATCTATAATGGCGTTGCGCGGGCGGCGCGCGACTGGTTGCGCGGCTATCTGAATGATCGGGTGCCCAGCAATTTGGGCGCATCGCTCGCCACCCTGCCGCGCGTGCAGGAAAAGTTCGGCGAAATCGAAGCGTTGTTGCAGGTCAACCGCACGCTGATCGAAGCCGCCGCCGCGCGAACGGACGCGGGCGACCTGCCCGGCGCCGCAGAGGTCAATATCGTCAAATATGTGACGACCGCCAACGCCATCCGCGCGGTCGAGATTGGCCTGGAACTGACCGGCAATCCGGGGATCAGCCGCAAAAACCCGCTGGAGCGCCATTATCGCGACGTGCTTTGCAGCCGCATCCACTCGCCGCAGACTGATACGATATTGGTGGCCGCCGGCCGCGCGACACTGGGGAATTAA
- a CDS encoding ABC transporter substrate-binding protein, with the protein MYSRRAFLGKAAAACLMVGGCGRGGQGGKPRLRVSLTGKGESDTRLLFKAAGIKPDGFDIHYSEFSSGHLVVEALNSGSLDYGGMSEIPPIFAAASTIQSFRQIAVFHGDVNNQVVLLPKGSKARSIAELKGKRVGYVRATTSQYFLIRMLEEAGLGWDDIIPVAMTVADGTAAFSQGALDAWAIYGFPIQRAIATEGARILRTANGILSGNYLISAHVDALADPEKSRIIGDYLGLVQKAFDWAVANQDEWMIIVAKEIGVPRDYVVDQFRRRSANYELRPVTDAAIASQQQVADVFHKAGLIPKPVDVRPLWDARFNAQIPQRG; encoded by the coding sequence ATGTATTCGCGCCGGGCATTTCTGGGCAAGGCGGCTGCGGCCTGCCTGATGGTCGGTGGCTGCGGACGCGGTGGGCAGGGCGGCAAGCCCCGTCTGCGGGTGTCTCTTACCGGCAAGGGCGAGAGCGATACCCGCCTTCTCTTCAAGGCCGCCGGGATAAAGCCTGACGGTTTCGACATCCACTATAGCGAATTTTCATCGGGGCATCTGGTGGTCGAGGCGCTGAACAGCGGATCGCTCGATTATGGCGGGATGAGCGAAATTCCGCCGATCTTTGCCGCCGCCTCCACGATCCAGAGCTTTCGCCAGATCGCCGTATTTCATGGCGATGTGAATAATCAGGTCGTGCTGCTGCCCAAGGGATCGAAGGCGCGCTCGATCGCGGAGCTGAAGGGCAAGCGTGTCGGCTATGTCCGGGCTACGACCTCCCAATATTTCCTGATCCGTATGCTGGAAGAAGCCGGACTGGGCTGGGACGACATCATACCGGTCGCCATGACGGTTGCGGATGGTACGGCGGCTTTTTCGCAGGGCGCGCTGGATGCCTGGGCGATTTATGGCTTTCCCATCCAGCGCGCGATCGCGACCGAGGGCGCGCGGATATTACGGACGGCCAATGGCATATTGTCGGGCAATTATCTGATTTCAGCCCATGTCGACGCGCTGGCGGACCCGGAAAAGAGTCGCATCATCGGCGACTATCTGGGGCTGGTGCAGAAGGCCTTTGATTGGGCCGTTGCCAATCAGGACGAATGGATGATCATCGTCGCGAAGGAAATTGGCGTGCCGCGCGACTATGTCGTCGATCAATTCCGCCGCAGGAGCGCCAATTACGAACTGCGCCCCGTCACCGATGCGGCCATCGCCTCGCAGCAGCAGGTGGCCGATGTTTTTCATAAGGCCGGGTTGATCCCCAAGCCGGTCGATGTGCGGCCCCTGTGGGACGCGCGTTTCAACGCCCAGATACCCCAGAGAGGTTGA
- a CDS encoding FAD/NAD(P)-binding protein, translating to MLIARHALVIGGGFSGTLLAINLLRHGSLHVTLVERDPQRLGKGLAFGAAQDRHILNVRAGNMSAFADQPDHFVDWLTRRGVGSDATFATRRDYGAYLAEMLSDMRHLAGERLTIIADEVTDLALSDQGVRLHLASGRDLTGDIVILAPGNLPPHDLPAFARLSAPAYISDPWSRDIAADLTPDDHILLLGTGLTAIDCALTLDDAGFRGRITALSRRGLTPHTHAPSPAFTAVSERPSQSSAALVRAVRARSRQVGWRNAIDELRPFTQGLWRMSNDEEKARFLRHLRPFWDIHRHRIAPPVAERLDAMKARGQLSFMAGRVLSAEPDHQGLRLSCRARSANHSSPMTVTRVINCTGPLSDLCRTREPLLQALWQAGAIRPDPMNIGIDVDQQARVIGGDGTANERLFAVGPMTRGAHWEIVAVPDIRRQVLDLARRVTATHWVEAEGL from the coding sequence ATGCTGATCGCGCGCCACGCCCTTGTCATCGGGGGCGGCTTTTCCGGAACCTTGCTGGCGATCAACCTGCTGCGGCACGGATCGCTGCACGTAACGCTGGTCGAACGCGATCCCCAACGGCTGGGCAAAGGCCTTGCGTTCGGGGCGGCACAGGATCGGCACATCCTTAACGTCCGGGCGGGCAATATGAGCGCCTTTGCCGATCAGCCCGATCATTTTGTCGACTGGCTGACCCGGCGCGGCGTCGGATCGGACGCAACCTTCGCCACCCGACGGGACTATGGCGCCTATCTGGCGGAAATGCTCTCCGACATGCGACATCTGGCAGGCGAGCGGCTGACCATCATCGCGGACGAGGTGACGGACCTGGCGCTGTCCGATCAGGGGGTACGGTTGCATCTCGCGTCCGGTCGCGATCTGACCGGAGACATCGTCATCCTTGCGCCAGGCAACCTGCCGCCGCACGACCTCCCCGCCTTCGCGCGATTGTCGGCGCCTGCCTATATCAGCGATCCCTGGTCCCGCGACATCGCGGCGGACCTGACGCCGGACGATCATATACTGCTATTGGGGACAGGGCTGACGGCGATAGATTGCGCCCTCACTCTGGACGATGCCGGGTTTCGGGGGCGCATAACCGCGCTTTCGCGGCGCGGACTAACCCCGCACACCCATGCACCCAGCCCCGCTTTCACGGCAGTAAGTGAGCGCCCTTCCCAATCGAGCGCCGCTCTGGTCAGGGCCGTCCGCGCACGCAGCCGACAAGTCGGATGGCGCAATGCGATTGATGAACTGCGCCCATTCACGCAAGGATTGTGGCGCATGTCCAATGATGAAGAGAAGGCCCGCTTCCTGCGCCACCTTCGCCCCTTCTGGGATATTCACCGCCACAGGATCGCCCCGCCGGTGGCAGAGCGACTGGACGCCATGAAAGCGCGTGGTCAACTCTCCTTCATGGCGGGCAGGGTTCTGAGCGCTGAACCCGATCACCAAGGTCTCCGCCTGTCATGCCGCGCGCGCAGCGCAAATCATTCATCGCCTATGACAGTCACCCGTGTAATCAATTGCACCGGCCCGTTGAGCGATCTGTGCCGCACGCGCGAACCACTGTTGCAGGCGCTTTGGCAAGCCGGCGCGATACGGCCTGACCCTATGAATATCGGTATTGATGTCGATCAACAGGCTCGGGTGATCGGAGGCGATGGCACTGCAAATGAAAGGCTGTTCGCGGTCGGTCCGATGACGCGCGGTGCGCATTGGGAGATCGTGGCCGTCCCCGATATCCGCCGACAGGTGCTCGATCTGGCGCGAAGGGTTACAGCGACCCACTGGGTCGAAGCCGAAGGACTGTAA
- a CDS encoding TauD/TfdA family dioxygenase produces MSTKQKSRVTFTPVKPLIGSIVEAEREALFDPEVVRQCREMLDERAVLVIPQVHFTNEEQLAFTDLLGGRLNLTSEATTDKQDDVYQVTLDAKINRAPEYVLGTFFWHMDGMPMEMEPPAATLLSARRLAPKGGQTEFANTFAAYEQMPEAQRAEIEDLRIIHTVTSSLRSIADAIPEADRGRLASAVEKERPLVYKHKSGRKSLIVGSTADTVVGMEMAYGRALITRLNEWATQPDFIYQHQWQEGDFVIWSNTGALHRVVPYARDSGRMMHRTSIVA; encoded by the coding sequence ATGAGCACCAAGCAGAAATCCCGCGTCACGTTCACCCCCGTCAAGCCCCTGATCGGGTCCATCGTCGAGGCTGAACGGGAGGCGCTGTTCGATCCCGAAGTCGTGCGTCAGTGCCGCGAGATGCTGGACGAACGCGCTGTTCTGGTGATCCCGCAGGTGCATTTCACCAACGAGGAGCAACTGGCCTTCACCGACCTTCTGGGCGGACGGCTCAATCTCACCAGTGAGGCCACTACCGACAAGCAGGATGACGTTTATCAGGTCACGCTGGACGCGAAGATCAACCGCGCGCCCGAATATGTGCTGGGCACCTTCTTCTGGCATATGGACGGCATGCCGATGGAGATGGAACCGCCTGCCGCGACCTTGCTGTCCGCCCGACGGCTGGCGCCCAAGGGCGGGCAAACCGAGTTCGCCAACACCTTTGCTGCCTATGAACAGATGCCGGAGGCGCAGCGCGCGGAAATCGAAGACCTGCGGATCATCCATACCGTGACATCCAGCCTGAGGTCTATCGCCGATGCCATTCCTGAAGCTGACAGGGGAAGACTGGCCAGCGCCGTCGAAAAAGAACGGCCGCTCGTTTACAAGCACAAAAGCGGGCGCAAGAGCTTGATCGTGGGGTCGACCGCCGACACCGTTGTCGGCATGGAAATGGCCTATGGCCGCGCGCTCATCACCCGGCTCAACGAATGGGCGACGCAGCCCGATTTCATCTATCAGCACCAGTGGCAGGAGGGCGACTTCGTAATCTGGAGCAACACCGGCGCGCTGCATCGGGTCGTCCCCTATGCACGGGATTCCGGGCGTATGATGCATCGTACATCCATCGTCGCCTGA
- a CDS encoding SDR family oxidoreductase: protein MRLEGKSAIITGAGSGMGKAMAERFALEGARVLCTDISGAQDEVAHMIGGGAIGLHVDVAEEADIQAMIATARDAFGRIDILINNAGFGGGIMPLHEQTSKSWDRIHAVNIKGVFLGIKYGVISMMETGGGAIVNIGSATGMVGWKGHSVYGAAKGGVSQLTKCAALDYAAHNIRVNAILPGSIWTGLVAMSKEHPEPPPGIFRVPGIPMDRWGLSSEIANAALFLASDEASYITGTLLPVDGGYCIGFSGMAAEQKEQDL from the coding sequence ATGAGGCTGGAAGGCAAGAGCGCGATCATCACCGGCGCGGGGTCGGGCATGGGCAAGGCCATGGCCGAGCGTTTCGCGCTGGAAGGCGCGCGCGTGCTGTGTACCGACATCAGCGGCGCGCAGGATGAGGTTGCCCACATGATCGGCGGCGGCGCGATCGGCCTGCATGTCGACGTTGCCGAGGAAGCGGACATTCAGGCGATGATCGCGACCGCGCGCGATGCGTTCGGCCGGATCGATATATTGATCAATAATGCCGGGTTTGGCGGCGGGATCATGCCCCTGCACGAACAGACGTCGAAAAGTTGGGATCGCATCCATGCGGTCAACATCAAGGGCGTGTTCCTTGGCATCAAATATGGCGTGATCTCGATGATGGAGACGGGTGGCGGGGCGATCGTCAATATTGGTTCGGCGACCGGCATGGTCGGATGGAAGGGCCATAGCGTCTATGGCGCTGCCAAGGGGGGCGTGAGCCAACTGACCAAATGCGCGGCGCTCGACTATGCTGCGCATAATATCCGGGTCAATGCGATCCTGCCCGGCTCGATCTGGACCGGGCTGGTGGCGATGTCCAAAGAGCATCCCGAGCCACCGCCGGGCATTTTTCGGGTTCCGGGCATTCCGATGGACCGCTGGGGCCTGTCGAGCGAAATCGCCAACGCAGCCCTGTTCCTGGCCAGCGACGAAGCGTCCTACATCACGGGTACGTTGCTGCCTGTCGATGGTGGTTATTGCATCGGCTTTTCCGGGATGGCGGCCGAACAGAAGGAGCAGGATCTATGA
- a CDS encoding SDR family oxidoreductase translates to MESLKGKVALVTGASSGIGEATALALAAEGLSVAISGRRRERLESLVERIVVAGGTALALPGDVSIEADATACVTDTVAAFGRLDILVNSAGVNEAGGIETLTSKQWQRVIDINLMGTIHVCRAAFPVMKGQGSGDIINISSTAGRRAGWRFASYSTSKFGLTGFTESLRQEAGQAGIRVSIIEPGATATDIASSISDPQWRDMIQQHTHKEGAMEPSDIVDGILLAVRLPRRANVTRILIQPTIDLEAMP, encoded by the coding sequence ATGGAGAGCCTGAAAGGCAAGGTTGCGCTGGTGACGGGCGCATCATCGGGCATTGGCGAGGCGACGGCTCTGGCGCTGGCTGCCGAAGGCCTTTCGGTTGCCATTTCGGGGCGACGCCGCGAACGGCTGGAGTCGCTGGTAGAGCGGATTGTGGTGGCGGGCGGGACGGCGCTGGCGCTGCCCGGCGACGTTTCCATTGAAGCGGATGCCACGGCTTGCGTGACGGATACGGTTGCGGCTTTCGGTCGGCTCGACATTTTGGTGAATTCGGCGGGCGTCAATGAGGCAGGCGGTATCGAAACGCTGACCAGTAAGCAGTGGCAGCGGGTTATCGACATCAATCTGATGGGAACGATCCATGTCTGCCGCGCCGCCTTTCCGGTGATGAAGGGGCAGGGCAGCGGCGATATCATCAATATCTCCTCGACTGCGGGACGGCGCGCCGGATGGCGCTTCGCTTCCTACTCGACCAGCAAGTTCGGGCTGACCGGCTTTACCGAATCCTTGCGGCAGGAAGCCGGACAGGCGGGTATCCGCGTCTCGATCATCGAGCCGGGCGCCACCGCCACGGACATCGCCAGCAGCATCTCTGACCCCCAATGGCGGGACATGATCCAGCAGCACACGCACAAGGAAGGGGCGATGGAGCCTTCCGACATTGTCGATGGCATATTATTGGCCGTCCGTTTGCCGCGCCGCGCCAATGTGACGCGCATCCTGATCCAGCCGACCATCGATCTGGAGGCGATGCCATGA
- a CDS encoding helix-turn-helix domain-containing protein produces MRARFVDAAEAILAEVGEHGISARLVAQRAELKTQLLYYYFRTMDDLLLAVVQRVNERRMVRFEAALAEPEPLRALWEMMSDPSNAALAAELSAVAHHREAVRDEIVSAAREFRTAQTRAVEALLPVDAATPSAGGIVMIAASLARMLVSETALGLTEGHADALLIVEEMLQRLKPR; encoded by the coding sequence ATGCGCGCCCGCTTCGTGGATGCGGCCGAAGCGATACTGGCCGAAGTCGGCGAGCATGGCATTTCGGCTCGTCTGGTCGCGCAACGGGCGGAGCTAAAGACTCAACTCCTCTATTATTATTTTCGCACGATGGATGACCTGTTGCTGGCGGTGGTCCAGCGGGTGAATGAACGTCGTATGGTGCGTTTTGAAGCTGCGCTGGCCGAACCAGAGCCTTTGCGCGCGCTGTGGGAAATGATGAGCGATCCCTCCAACGCAGCGTTGGCGGCGGAACTGAGCGCCGTTGCCCATCATCGCGAGGCAGTGCGCGACGAAATCGTGAGCGCAGCGCGAGAATTTCGGACCGCCCAGACTCGCGCAGTCGAGGCGTTGCTGCCGGTCGATGCCGCCACCCCATCGGCGGGCGGGATTGTGATGATCGCCGCCTCTCTCGCCCGCATGCTGGTGAGTGAAACCGCGCTCGGCCTTACCGAAGGCCATGCCGACGCGCTCCTTATCGTCGAAGAGATGCTGCAGCGCCTCAAACCCAGATAA